CTCTTCCAGCGTTTTACCGCTGCGGTACAGCAGTTTGTACGCATTGCGAATAGCCACTAACGCTTCTCTGCTGAAACCGCGACGTTTCAGGCCTTCAATGTTCACACCAAACGGTGTGGCATGGTTACCCTGAGCAATCACGTAAGGCGGTACATCCTGCGCCACGCCGGAGCAGCCGCCAACCATCACGTGCGCGCCGATAATGCAGAACTGATGCACTGCGGTCATGCCACCGATGATAGCAAAGTCGTCGACGGAGACGTGCCCCGCCAACGTTGCGTTATTTGCGAGAATGCAGCGATCGCCTACGGTACAGTCATGCGCAATATGCGCATTGATCATCAGCAGGTTATCACTGCCCACCTTCGTCAACCCTCCGCCCTGTACTGTGCCACGGTGGATGGTGACGCTTTCGCGGATGCGGTTGCGATCGCCAATTTCCACACGAGTCGGCTCGCCAGCATATTTCAGATCCTGGTTAACCTCGCCGATGGATGCGAACTGATAGATCTCATTGTCGCGGCCAATCGTCGTATGACCATTCACCACAACATGAGATTTCAGAACCGTACCCTCACCAATTTCAACGTGAGGGCCAACAATACAAAACGGGCCAATGTGAGCGTTGGCACCAATAACGGCACCGTCTTCAACAATAGCAGTTGGATGAATAAAGGCGGTTTTATCAATCACGTATCAGGCCTCCCGGCTACGTGCACACATCATAGTAGCTTCACAAACAACTTTACCGTCTACCAGCGCAACGCCTTTAAAGCGGGTCAGGCCGCGACGGGTTTTCTCGAAAGTGACTTCCATGATCATCTGATCGCCTGGCACGACGGGACGCTTAAAGCGCGCTTCGTCGATACCGGCGAAGTAGTACAGCTCACCCGGTTCCAGTTTACCAACGCTTTTAAACGCCAGAATACCGGTAGCCTGCGCCATTGCTTCCAGAATCAGCACGCCCGGGAAAATCGGTTTGCCAGGGAAATGCCCCTGGAAAAACGGCTCGTTTACCGAAACATTTTTTACTGCGCGCAGAAAACGACCTTCTTCAAAATCCAGCACACGATCTACCAGCAAGAACGGGTAACGGTGCGGCAGAAGCTCCAGAATCTCTTCAATGTGCAGAGTATGAGTGTCAGTAGTCAAAATACTCTTCCTGTCTAAATATACTAAAAGGCAATAATAACACGGCCCGCGGCAATCATCAGAAAGCCAACAGGCCGGGAAGTATACACACTTTAGGCTTCTCGTCGCAGAGGTGTTTTGTCGCTTCTCTGATGTCGGGAGGCTTCTGTGTACAAGCGTTATGCAGGTGAATTATTCGTCTTGTTGATTAACCTTGCGCTCGACGGCTTTCAGGCGCTTGCTCATATCATCAATATTCATCACCAGGGCTGCGGTTTTTCGCCACACTTTATTTGGCTGTAGTGGGATGCCTGAGGAGTAGACTCCTGGCTCAGTGATAGGACGCATGACCATCCCCATCCCCGTTACGGTAACCTTGTCGCAAATTTCCATATGCCCATTAATTACGCTGGCGCCACCGATCATGCAATAGCGGCCAATTTTCAGGCTACCCGCCATGATTACGCCACCGGCAACCGCCGTATTGTCGCCAATCACAACGTTATGTGCAATCTGGCACTGGTTATCAATGATTACGCCGTTGCCAATGCGGGTATCGTCAAGCGCGCCGCGATCGATTGTCGTACAGGCGCCAATCTCAACGTTGTTGCCAATAATAACGCGGCCAAGCTGCGGGATTTTAACCCAATTTCCGCGATCGTTGGCGTAACCGAAACCATCAGAACCGATCACCGTTCCCGATTGCACCAGGCAATTTTCGCCGATCTCAATCTCGTGGTAAACGGTCACATTTGCCCACAAACGCGAACCCGCGCCAATTTTCGTCCTTTTCCCAACAAAGCAACCCGCGCCGATAATAACGTTATCGCCCAGGATAACGCCGGATTCGATCACCGCATTTGCGCCGATCGCTACATTGCTACCCAGAGTGGCCGTTGCATCAATTACCGCGCCAGGTGCGATGCTGCTCGCCGGCTGCGGCGTGGTATCAAGAATTTGGGCCATACGCGCGTAGGTCAGGTACGGATTTTTTACGACCAGCGCTGCGCTCCTGGCAAAAGGAAGATCGTCTTGCGTCATGACGACAGCAGACGCCTGACATCCGGTCAGGTGTTCACGGTACTTAGGGTTGACCATGAAAGTGATGTGGCCTGCTTCGGCAGATTGCATGGACGCAACGCCGGTGATGACGATATCGCCATCACCGTGTAATTCTGCATCCAACTGCTGAGCTAAATCAGCCAGTCGAATTGAAGGCATTACTTATTTAACCTGTTTCAGTACATCAGCAGTGATGTCTTTTACATCGTTGCTGTTGTAAATAACGGCATTGGAAGGAACAACCAGATCAACACCCTGATCGGCAGCGACTTTTTTCACTGCAGCCTGAATGCGAGTCACCAGCTTGCCACGTTCTTCGTTAGAACGACGAGCCTGATCCTGCTCGAAAGCCTGTGCTTTCTGGGCAAATGCCTGACGACCTGACGCGATGTCTTTTTCCAGCTTGCTGCGATCGCTCGCCTTCATGGTAGAGCCATCACGTTGCAGA
The Kosakonia oryzae genome window above contains:
- the lpxA gene encoding acyl-ACP--UDP-N-acetylglucosamine O-acyltransferase, producing the protein MIDKTAFIHPTAIVEDGAVIGANAHIGPFCIVGPHVEIGEGTVLKSHVVVNGHTTIGRDNEIYQFASIGEVNQDLKYAGEPTRVEIGDRNRIRESVTIHRGTVQGGGLTKVGSDNLLMINAHIAHDCTVGDRCILANNATLAGHVSVDDFAIIGGMTAVHQFCIIGAHVMVGGCSGVAQDVPPYVIAQGNHATPFGVNIEGLKRRGFSREALVAIRNAYKLLYRSGKTLEEAKPEIAELAAKHPEVDAFMQFFERSTRGLIR
- the fabZ gene encoding 3-hydroxyacyl-ACP dehydratase FabZ, producing the protein MTTDTHTLHIEEILELLPHRYPFLLVDRVLDFEEGRFLRAVKNVSVNEPFFQGHFPGKPIFPGVLILEAMAQATGILAFKSVGKLEPGELYYFAGIDEARFKRPVVPGDQMIMEVTFEKTRRGLTRFKGVALVDGKVVCEATMMCARSREA
- the lpxD gene encoding UDP-3-O-(3-hydroxymyristoyl)glucosamine N-acyltransferase, which translates into the protein MPSIRLADLAQQLDAELHGDGDIVITGVASMQSAEAGHITFMVNPKYREHLTGCQASAVVMTQDDLPFARSAALVVKNPYLTYARMAQILDTTPQPASSIAPGAVIDATATLGSNVAIGANAVIESGVILGDNVIIGAGCFVGKRTKIGAGSRLWANVTVYHEIEIGENCLVQSGTVIGSDGFGYANDRGNWVKIPQLGRVIIGNNVEIGACTTIDRGALDDTRIGNGVIIDNQCQIAHNVVIGDNTAVAGGVIMAGSLKIGRYCMIGGASVINGHMEICDKVTVTGMGMVMRPITEPGVYSSGIPLQPNKVWRKTAALVMNIDDMSKRLKAVERKVNQQDE
- the skp gene encoding molecular chaperone Skp, coding for MKKLLLAAGFGLAMAASAQAADKIAIVDMGSLLQQVAQSSGVSQTMKNEFGGRASELQSMESDLQAKAQRLQRDGSTMKASDRSKLEKDIASGRQAFAQKAQAFEQDQARRSNEERGKLVTRIQAAVKKVAADQGVDLVVPSNAVIYNSNDVKDITADVLKQVK